A segment of the Corallococcus silvisoli genome:
GGCCTGTCCTCCATGGGCTGGTCTTGCGGCGCGGTCATCGGCGGCAAGGTGGGGCGGCCGGAGCGCTCCGCGGTGGCCATCGTCGGTGATGGCGCGTTCCTGATGAACGGCACGGAGATGCTCACCGCCTCGCGCTACCGCGTGGGCACGGTGACGGTGGTCCTCAACGACAACTTCCTGGGCATGGTGAACCACGGCGAGCACGTGCAGGACCGCACGTACCCGCTGGAGGACGAGTTCTATGGCCTGGGCAACCCGGACCTGAAGGCCTTCTCCGAGTCGCTGGGCGCCCGCGCCTACACGGTGAACGCGCCCGGGCAGCTGGACGCGCTGCTGCCGGAAGTGCTGCGCCGCGCGGACGAGACGGGCCAGCCGCAGGTCATCATCGCGCACATCGACTACCGCGAGGTGCCGCCCTACGGCGACCGCTTCGCCGCCGTGGCCTCGGACGCGAAGTAGCCGCCGCATGAGCGCCGCGACCTACGCGCTGCTGGGCGTTGGCGCCGCCGTGCCCGGCACGGTGCGCGGCAACGAGGATCCCCTCTTCGAGCCCCTGCGCCGTGCCGCCGGAAGTGGCGGGGAGCACGCGCTCTTCTACGGCAATCGCGAGCGACGGGCGCTGGGGCCGGGTGAGTCCCTGGCCTCGCTCACCGCGCGCGCGGGCGCCGCCGCGCTCCAGGACGCGGGGCTGACCGCCTCGGACGTGCAGCGGCTGTATGGCTACGTGTCGGTGTCGGAGTTCATCGCGCCGAACGCGCTCTACGCGGTGCACCGGGAGCTGGGGCTGGGGCAGGGCGCCCTGGTGGTTCCGGTGCAGGCGGACTTCGCCAACTTCCTGATGGGCGTGGTGCTGGCCTGGGAGGCGCTGCGCGCGGGCAGCATCCAGCACGCGCTGGTCGCGGTGGGCTCCGCGTGGACGCGCAACGTGGACTACACGCAAGGGCACGCCATCGGCATTGGCGACGGCGCGGGCGCGGTGGTGGTGGGCGCGGGAGAGCGGCTGACCCTGGTGGACTGGGGCGCGGACACCTTCAGCGACGAGTACGGCGCGATGATGATGGGGCCGCGGCCGGAGTCCGGGCTCGCGCACCCTACCTATGGCATCGCGCCCACGTCGGGCGTGCAGGCCTTCCTGAACTCTGGAATGAACGGGCCGCCCCGGCTGGTGGAGCGGCTGCTCCACAAGCACGGCGTGGCGCGCGAGGACGTGACGCTCATCTCGCACCAGGCCACGCGCAAGCTGATGGACCACTGGGCGAAGGAGATCCGCCCGCGCGAGTACCTGGACACGTTCGAGGACTTCGGGAACATGGTGCACGCGTCCATCCCGGTGACGCTGGCCCGGTTCCACCGCGAGCTGCGAACGAAGTACCTGGTGATGGTGGGCCTGGGGATCGGCGCGCACCAGATGGCCCTGCTGGTGCGCGTCTGAGGGACGCCGGCTACTGGTCGTCGCAGGGCGTGCCCAGCCGAAGACCGGTGTAGACCCCCAGCTCGTTGTAGATGAGCGGCAGGTTCTGCCCCACGGGGACGTTGCGCAGCTCGACCTCCGTGCGCGGGTTTTCGATCCACATGGGCGTCTGCGCGCGGTCGATGACGAGCCGCAGCTGCCCCTTCTTCGTGGTGAAGATCTCGCCTTCGGAGTCCGCCACCACGTTGGTCATCTTCTGCGGCTTCAGGTCGCCCCGGGGCCCGATGAACACCCGGAAGTTGCGCGCCTCCGAGGGCGTGAAGCCCTTGTCCACGTAGTAGTACGTGCCCTTGGAGTCGCGCAGCAGCGCGTGCGGGACGAACTTCTGCGGGTTGGGGGCGTAGGTGGCCTTGCGCAGCAACTCGCGCGCCTCCGTGCCGGGGATCATCTCCAGGGACACCTTGCGCTCACCGCAGCGCAGCGAACAGGTGCGCTCCTGGGGGTCCACGCTCAGCGCCGAGTGCACTCGCAGATCGAGCCCGTCGTAGTCGGGGCTGCCCTTGGGATTGAAGAAGCGCGGATCCATGAAGGTCATGGCGGACAGGTTGCCGCCGCGGGGACGGGGCACCTCGAAGAACGCCTTCCCGTCGCCGTAGTAGAGCCGGTCCTCCAGGCCGTCCGTCTCCTCGTAGGGCACCGCGGCGACGTAGTGCCCCTTGCCGTCGGTGCAGACAGGGGTGGCCTCCAGGAGCATCCGCTGCCCCAGGTTCTCCGCCTTGCCCCACGACGGTTCGACGGCGGTGGCGGGGCTTGCGACGAGGAGCGCGGCCACGGGGAGCTGCTTCTTGAAGTAGCGGGTGGCGGCCTTCTGCTGATTGGAGACCTCCGGAGACGTGGTCCACACGAAGCGATCGCCTTGCAGGGCGGGCTCCAACGCGGCGCCAAAGCGGCAGTCCAGATGCTGGAGGCGGGCCTTCACCGCGCCGCGGGCCTCCTCCGACACCTCGCACATCGCCTTCAGCGCGTTGAGGGGGAAGGCGCAGAAGCGGGCGATGTCCTGGGCCTTGAGCACGGGTTCGCTGATGGTGGCCCAGTCGATGGCGCCCGCCACGGAGGTCCCGCAGGAGGTGTTCATCGCCTGGAGCACTTCGGCGTAGGCGGTGTCGTGGACGGATTCCTCGGCCTTTCGGTCGAAGGCCATCAGCTTCGCCAGCTGTCCGCTCTGGGTCTGTTGCTGGTGCTGCGCGTAGACCTCCTCCGGCTTGAGTTTCTGGGAGCGTGCTTCGTCGTACTGGACCGCGACGCCGTTGCCGGGGCCTCCGGGGAAGTGCAGCTCCGCGCGCGTGCCCACGATGATCAGCGGCGAGTAGTCCTTCCCGTGCCACTGGGTGGTGTAGCTATGCCGCTGGGTGCTGAGGCTGCTCCAGTCCTTCAGGGTGTAGGGGAGCACCAGGGTGTCCAGCACGGAGCCGGTGCCCTGGATGCGCAGGATGAACTTCTTCTCCTCGCGGGGCGCGAGCGGTACGACGGCGACCTGTTCTCCCTGCGGACCCACGAACACCTTGCCGGGCTCGACGGGGGCCGCGGCCAGGACGGGGAGGGGGCCCAGGACGGCGGCCAGCACGGCCACTGCGACGACGACTCTCACGCGCGCTTCCTTCCCCTTGCCGGGGGACTCGGCCGCGGCGGTGTTCCCGCGCACGGCCAGGGCCGGATCAAGGCTCCATGCTCAGGTCGACTTCGTACTTCCGGCACTCCTGCTCTGCCTTCTGCCGGAGCTTCTTGGGCAGCAGGTTCCACTCGGCGCGGGCCCCGCCCAGGTCCTTCTGCATACAGCGGATCTGCGTCAGCAGCAGGCGGGCCGCGAGGTTGGGGCCGTCCGTGTAGCTGCGCTGGGCCCGGTTGATCGCCGCGGACAGGTCCTTCTCCGCGATCGCCGCACGCGCTCCCTCGAGGGCCACGCGCGAGGCCTCGTTCGGGGGATCGACACTCAGGCCCTGCTTCGCCGCGGGAGCATCGATTCCCTTCGGCTTGCCTTGAGAAGGCACCTTGGCCGTCGGGGTGGGCGGGGTCTGCGCCACGACGGGCGGCTGGGGCGGGGGCTGCGGTGCCGTGGTCGGCGGGGGGAGGGGAGGCGGGACGTTGTTCACGGCGGGCGGCGGAACCGCGACGGGCTGTGGCGGCGTGCTCGCGACAATCGGCGGCGCCACGACAGGCGCCGGCCGCAGCCACCAACCCAGCCCCACGGCGCCGAGGATCAACGCGGCGGCGCCCGCGACCGGCAGTACTCGTGACTTTGGTTTACCGCCACTGGTAGCGTCGACGGGCAGCGTCGTCGGACCGGGCGCTC
Coding sequences within it:
- a CDS encoding 3-oxoacyl-[acyl-carrier-protein] synthase III C-terminal domain-containing protein, yielding MSAATYALLGVGAAVPGTVRGNEDPLFEPLRRAAGSGGEHALFYGNRERRALGPGESLASLTARAGAAALQDAGLTASDVQRLYGYVSVSEFIAPNALYAVHRELGLGQGALVVPVQADFANFLMGVVLAWEALRAGSIQHALVAVGSAWTRNVDYTQGHAIGIGDGAGAVVVGAGERLTLVDWGADTFSDEYGAMMMGPRPESGLAHPTYGIAPTSGVQAFLNSGMNGPPRLVERLLHKHGVAREDVTLISHQATRKLMDHWAKEIRPREYLDTFEDFGNMVHASIPVTLARFHRELRTKYLVMVGLGIGAHQMALLVRV